One Salmo salar chromosome ssa01, Ssal_v3.1, whole genome shotgun sequence DNA window includes the following coding sequences:
- the LOC106605188 gene encoding protein EFR3 homolog B isoform X1: protein MYAGVCGCCGALRPRYKRLVDNIFPEDPEDGLVKVNMEKLTFYALSAPEKLDRIGAYLSERLSRDVARHRYGYVCIAMEALDQLLMACHCQSINLFVESFLTMVRKLLEADKPNLQILGTNSFVKFANIEEDTPSYHRSYDFFVSRFSEMCHSSYEDPDVRTKIRMAGIRGLQGVVRKTVRDELQANIWERQHMDKIVPSLLFNLQDPTDSGSPGCEKESPAELTERCFRELLGRAAYGNIKNAIKPVLMHLDNHSLWEGKSFAVRCFKIIMYSIQSQHSHLVIQQLLGHLDANSKSSATVRAGIVEVLSEAAVIEASGSVGPTVLEVFNTLLKQLRLSVDYELTGSCDPYSNNMTTTDQERQLQEAVIKTIGSFANTLPIYQRAEVMLFIMGKIPVPGIYPALGSPIAGFEGSRMIQVMLLKSLLQVTERYESSNMLAALPSSFLEPLLSFTLMEDPEIRLLVLSILISLIDRHQNTHKFTFLSILSDISVLKLKVDKCSRQDNLFMKKHGQRLYRHIFLTCSEENSGRSHYQALYTLLALLSVELANEEVVVDLIRLALALQDLALANDERLSLYNRCAVHALSAAYLSLISQLTTVPAFCQHIQEVIELRQKEVPYLLPEDIFIENPRVPESLERVEGEVLFQQFQIAEVLGGSGYNIDILNTPFTPQITDEDRLSKRKSIGDTISLQMDMDPRYSPEREQKSPAEQITFETLKNAIVDSVNGEEQEREKRRLVVERFQTAPFEEIAAHCGAKSSLLQSKLDQIFELTIRPPPSPSGSASQGQTPTRSVPVYEMKFPDLCVY from the exons CAGGTGTGTGTGGATGCTGTGGGGCTTTAAGACCTCGCTATAAGAGGCTGGTGGACAACATCTTTCCAGAGGACCCAGAG gatggtCTCGTGAAGGTTAACATGGAGAAGCTAACGTTCTATGCTCTGTCAGCTCCAGAGAAGCTGGACCGTATCGGAGCCTACCTCTCCGAGAGACTGTCCAGAGACGTGGCCCGACACAGATACgg aTATGTGTGTATAGCCATGGAGGCATTGGACCAGCTGTTGATGGCTTGCCACTGTCAGAGCATCAACCTGTTTGTGGAGAGTTTCCTCACTATGGTCCGCAAGCTGCTGGAGGCTGACAAACCCAACCTACAGATACTAGGAACCAActca TTTGTGAAGTTTGCCAACATCGAGGAGGACACTCCGTCGTACCACCGCAGTTACGACTTCTTCGTGTCGCGTTTCAGCGAGATGTGTCACTCCAGCTACGAAGATCCCGATGTACGCACCAA gatCCGTATGGCAGGTATCCGTGGTCTCCAGGGTGTGGTAAGGAAGACAGTGAGGGATGAGCTGCAGGCTAACATATGGGAGCGTCAACACATGGACAAGATAGTCCCCTCTCTACTGTTCAACCTGCAGGACCCCACAGACAG tggTTCCCCTGGCTGTGAGAAGGAGAGTCCAGCTGAGCTGACTGAGAGATGCTTCAGAGAGCTGCTGGGTAGAGCTGCCTACGGGAACATTAAGAACGCTATCAAACCTGTACTAAT GCACCTGGATAACCATTCTCTGTGGGAGGGGAAGAGCTTTGCTGTCCGCTGCTTCAAGATCATCATGTACTCTATCCAG tCACAGCATTCTCACCTGGTTATTCAGCAGCTGCTGGGTCATCTAGATGCTAACAGTAAGAGTTCAGCCACAGTGCGTGCTGGGATAGTGGAGGTCCTGTCTGAGGCTGCTGTCATTGAGGCCAGTGGCTCTGTGG gcccaaCAGTGCTGGAAGTATTTAACACCctgttgaaacagttgagactGAGTGTGGACTATGAACTGACTGGAAGCTGTGACCCGTATTCCAACAACATGACAACTACTGACCAGGAGAGACAACTACAGGAGGCTGTCATCAAGACCATCG GATCCTTTGCCAACACGTTGCCTATCTACCAGAGAGCAGAGGTTATGCTGTTCATCATGGGGAAGATCCCTGTTCCTGGGATATACCCTGCTCTGGGCTCACCTATCGCTGG gTTTGAAGGCAGTAGGATGATCCAAGTCATGCTGTTGAAGTCTTTGCTGCAG gtGACAGAGCGGTATGAGAGTAGTAACATGTTAGCAGCTCTGCCATCGTCCTTCTTggagcctctcctctccttcactctgatGGAAGATCCTGAGATCCGGCTGCTGGTACTCTCCATACTCATCAGCCTCATAGACagacaccagaacacacacaagTTCACCTTCCTCAg caTCCTTTCAGATATCTCAGTCCTCAAACTGAAGGTGGACAAGTGTTCCAGACAGGACAACCTCTTCAtgaagaag CACGGCCAGCGTCTGTACAGACACATCTTCCTGACTTGTTCAGAAGAGAACAGTGGACGGAGCCACTACCAGGCTCTCTACACCCTATTGGCTCTCCTCAGCGTGGAACTGGCCAATGAGGAAGTGGTGGTGGACCTGATACGCCTGGCCCTCGCActgcag GACCTGGCCTTGGCCAATGATGAGAGACTATCTCTGTATAATCGCTGTGCTGTCCacgctctctctgctgcctacctCAGCCTTATCTCTCAACTCACCACCGTCCCTGCATTCTGCCAGCACATCCAAGAa GTAATAGAGCTGAGACAGAAGGAGGTACCCTACCTGCTGCCTGAAGACATCTTTATTGAAAACCCCAG AGTTCCAGAGTCTCTAGAGCGAGTGGAGGGAGAGGTTTTGTTCCAGCAGTTTCAGATCGCTGAGGTGCTGGGAGGAAGTGGCTACAACATAGACATCCTGAACACACCGTTCACACCCCAGatcacag ATGAGGATCGCCTGTCGAAGAGGAAAAGTATAGGAGACACCATCTCTCTTCAGATGGACATGGACCCACGATATAgcccagagagagaacag AAGTCTCCAGCAGAGCAGATCACCTTTGAGACTCTGAAGAATGCCATCG tggataGTGTGAATGGTGAAgagcaggagagggagaagaggagactggtggtagagaggtttCAGACCGCCCCCTTCGAGGAGATCGCCGCCCACTGTGGGGCCAAG TCTTCCCTGCTACAGAGTAAACTGGACCAGATCTTTGAGCTGACAATCAGGCCGCCTCCCAGTCCCTCTGGCTCCGCCTCCCAAGGCCAGACCCCCACCCGCTCTGTTCCTGTCTACGAGATGAAGTTCCCAGACCTCTGTGtctactag
- the LOC106605188 gene encoding protein EFR3 homolog B isoform X2, with protein sequence MYGVCGCCGALRPRYKRLVDNIFPEDPEDGLVKVNMEKLTFYALSAPEKLDRIGAYLSERLSRDVARHRYGYVCIAMEALDQLLMACHCQSINLFVESFLTMVRKLLEADKPNLQILGTNSFVKFANIEEDTPSYHRSYDFFVSRFSEMCHSSYEDPDVRTKIRMAGIRGLQGVVRKTVRDELQANIWERQHMDKIVPSLLFNLQDPTDSGSPGCEKESPAELTERCFRELLGRAAYGNIKNAIKPVLMHLDNHSLWEGKSFAVRCFKIIMYSIQSQHSHLVIQQLLGHLDANSKSSATVRAGIVEVLSEAAVIEASGSVGPTVLEVFNTLLKQLRLSVDYELTGSCDPYSNNMTTTDQERQLQEAVIKTIGSFANTLPIYQRAEVMLFIMGKIPVPGIYPALGSPIAGFEGSRMIQVMLLKSLLQVTERYESSNMLAALPSSFLEPLLSFTLMEDPEIRLLVLSILISLIDRHQNTHKFTFLSILSDISVLKLKVDKCSRQDNLFMKKHGQRLYRHIFLTCSEENSGRSHYQALYTLLALLSVELANEEVVVDLIRLALALQDLALANDERLSLYNRCAVHALSAAYLSLISQLTTVPAFCQHIQEVIELRQKEVPYLLPEDIFIENPRVPESLERVEGEVLFQQFQIAEVLGGSGYNIDILNTPFTPQITDEDRLSKRKSIGDTISLQMDMDPRYSPEREQKSPAEQITFETLKNAIVDSVNGEEQEREKRRLVVERFQTAPFEEIAAHCGAKSSLLQSKLDQIFELTIRPPPSPSGSASQGQTPTRSVPVYEMKFPDLCVY encoded by the exons GTGTGTGTGGATGCTGTGGGGCTTTAAGACCTCGCTATAAGAGGCTGGTGGACAACATCTTTCCAGAGGACCCAGAG gatggtCTCGTGAAGGTTAACATGGAGAAGCTAACGTTCTATGCTCTGTCAGCTCCAGAGAAGCTGGACCGTATCGGAGCCTACCTCTCCGAGAGACTGTCCAGAGACGTGGCCCGACACAGATACgg aTATGTGTGTATAGCCATGGAGGCATTGGACCAGCTGTTGATGGCTTGCCACTGTCAGAGCATCAACCTGTTTGTGGAGAGTTTCCTCACTATGGTCCGCAAGCTGCTGGAGGCTGACAAACCCAACCTACAGATACTAGGAACCAActca TTTGTGAAGTTTGCCAACATCGAGGAGGACACTCCGTCGTACCACCGCAGTTACGACTTCTTCGTGTCGCGTTTCAGCGAGATGTGTCACTCCAGCTACGAAGATCCCGATGTACGCACCAA gatCCGTATGGCAGGTATCCGTGGTCTCCAGGGTGTGGTAAGGAAGACAGTGAGGGATGAGCTGCAGGCTAACATATGGGAGCGTCAACACATGGACAAGATAGTCCCCTCTCTACTGTTCAACCTGCAGGACCCCACAGACAG tggTTCCCCTGGCTGTGAGAAGGAGAGTCCAGCTGAGCTGACTGAGAGATGCTTCAGAGAGCTGCTGGGTAGAGCTGCCTACGGGAACATTAAGAACGCTATCAAACCTGTACTAAT GCACCTGGATAACCATTCTCTGTGGGAGGGGAAGAGCTTTGCTGTCCGCTGCTTCAAGATCATCATGTACTCTATCCAG tCACAGCATTCTCACCTGGTTATTCAGCAGCTGCTGGGTCATCTAGATGCTAACAGTAAGAGTTCAGCCACAGTGCGTGCTGGGATAGTGGAGGTCCTGTCTGAGGCTGCTGTCATTGAGGCCAGTGGCTCTGTGG gcccaaCAGTGCTGGAAGTATTTAACACCctgttgaaacagttgagactGAGTGTGGACTATGAACTGACTGGAAGCTGTGACCCGTATTCCAACAACATGACAACTACTGACCAGGAGAGACAACTACAGGAGGCTGTCATCAAGACCATCG GATCCTTTGCCAACACGTTGCCTATCTACCAGAGAGCAGAGGTTATGCTGTTCATCATGGGGAAGATCCCTGTTCCTGGGATATACCCTGCTCTGGGCTCACCTATCGCTGG gTTTGAAGGCAGTAGGATGATCCAAGTCATGCTGTTGAAGTCTTTGCTGCAG gtGACAGAGCGGTATGAGAGTAGTAACATGTTAGCAGCTCTGCCATCGTCCTTCTTggagcctctcctctccttcactctgatGGAAGATCCTGAGATCCGGCTGCTGGTACTCTCCATACTCATCAGCCTCATAGACagacaccagaacacacacaagTTCACCTTCCTCAg caTCCTTTCAGATATCTCAGTCCTCAAACTGAAGGTGGACAAGTGTTCCAGACAGGACAACCTCTTCAtgaagaag CACGGCCAGCGTCTGTACAGACACATCTTCCTGACTTGTTCAGAAGAGAACAGTGGACGGAGCCACTACCAGGCTCTCTACACCCTATTGGCTCTCCTCAGCGTGGAACTGGCCAATGAGGAAGTGGTGGTGGACCTGATACGCCTGGCCCTCGCActgcag GACCTGGCCTTGGCCAATGATGAGAGACTATCTCTGTATAATCGCTGTGCTGTCCacgctctctctgctgcctacctCAGCCTTATCTCTCAACTCACCACCGTCCCTGCATTCTGCCAGCACATCCAAGAa GTAATAGAGCTGAGACAGAAGGAGGTACCCTACCTGCTGCCTGAAGACATCTTTATTGAAAACCCCAG AGTTCCAGAGTCTCTAGAGCGAGTGGAGGGAGAGGTTTTGTTCCAGCAGTTTCAGATCGCTGAGGTGCTGGGAGGAAGTGGCTACAACATAGACATCCTGAACACACCGTTCACACCCCAGatcacag ATGAGGATCGCCTGTCGAAGAGGAAAAGTATAGGAGACACCATCTCTCTTCAGATGGACATGGACCCACGATATAgcccagagagagaacag AAGTCTCCAGCAGAGCAGATCACCTTTGAGACTCTGAAGAATGCCATCG tggataGTGTGAATGGTGAAgagcaggagagggagaagaggagactggtggtagagaggtttCAGACCGCCCCCTTCGAGGAGATCGCCGCCCACTGTGGGGCCAAG TCTTCCCTGCTACAGAGTAAACTGGACCAGATCTTTGAGCTGACAATCAGGCCGCCTCCCAGTCCCTCTGGCTCCGCCTCCCAAGGCCAGACCCCCACCCGCTCTGTTCCTGTCTACGAGATGAAGTTCCCAGACCTCTGTGtctactag
- the LOC106605188 gene encoding protein EFR3 homolog B isoform X3: MEKLTFYALSAPEKLDRIGAYLSERLSRDVARHRYGYVCIAMEALDQLLMACHCQSINLFVESFLTMVRKLLEADKPNLQILGTNSFVKFANIEEDTPSYHRSYDFFVSRFSEMCHSSYEDPDVRTKIRMAGIRGLQGVVRKTVRDELQANIWERQHMDKIVPSLLFNLQDPTDSGSPGCEKESPAELTERCFRELLGRAAYGNIKNAIKPVLMHLDNHSLWEGKSFAVRCFKIIMYSIQSQHSHLVIQQLLGHLDANSKSSATVRAGIVEVLSEAAVIEASGSVGPTVLEVFNTLLKQLRLSVDYELTGSCDPYSNNMTTTDQERQLQEAVIKTIGSFANTLPIYQRAEVMLFIMGKIPVPGIYPALGSPIAGFEGSRMIQVMLLKSLLQVTERYESSNMLAALPSSFLEPLLSFTLMEDPEIRLLVLSILISLIDRHQNTHKFTFLSILSDISVLKLKVDKCSRQDNLFMKKHGQRLYRHIFLTCSEENSGRSHYQALYTLLALLSVELANEEVVVDLIRLALALQDLALANDERLSLYNRCAVHALSAAYLSLISQLTTVPAFCQHIQEVIELRQKEVPYLLPEDIFIENPRVPESLERVEGEVLFQQFQIAEVLGGSGYNIDILNTPFTPQITDEDRLSKRKSIGDTISLQMDMDPRYSPEREQKSPAEQITFETLKNAIVDSVNGEEQEREKRRLVVERFQTAPFEEIAAHCGAKSSLLQSKLDQIFELTIRPPPSPSGSASQGQTPTRSVPVYEMKFPDLCVY; this comes from the exons ATGGAGAAGCTAACGTTCTATGCTCTGTCAGCTCCAGAGAAGCTGGACCGTATCGGAGCCTACCTCTCCGAGAGACTGTCCAGAGACGTGGCCCGACACAGATACgg aTATGTGTGTATAGCCATGGAGGCATTGGACCAGCTGTTGATGGCTTGCCACTGTCAGAGCATCAACCTGTTTGTGGAGAGTTTCCTCACTATGGTCCGCAAGCTGCTGGAGGCTGACAAACCCAACCTACAGATACTAGGAACCAActca TTTGTGAAGTTTGCCAACATCGAGGAGGACACTCCGTCGTACCACCGCAGTTACGACTTCTTCGTGTCGCGTTTCAGCGAGATGTGTCACTCCAGCTACGAAGATCCCGATGTACGCACCAA gatCCGTATGGCAGGTATCCGTGGTCTCCAGGGTGTGGTAAGGAAGACAGTGAGGGATGAGCTGCAGGCTAACATATGGGAGCGTCAACACATGGACAAGATAGTCCCCTCTCTACTGTTCAACCTGCAGGACCCCACAGACAG tggTTCCCCTGGCTGTGAGAAGGAGAGTCCAGCTGAGCTGACTGAGAGATGCTTCAGAGAGCTGCTGGGTAGAGCTGCCTACGGGAACATTAAGAACGCTATCAAACCTGTACTAAT GCACCTGGATAACCATTCTCTGTGGGAGGGGAAGAGCTTTGCTGTCCGCTGCTTCAAGATCATCATGTACTCTATCCAG tCACAGCATTCTCACCTGGTTATTCAGCAGCTGCTGGGTCATCTAGATGCTAACAGTAAGAGTTCAGCCACAGTGCGTGCTGGGATAGTGGAGGTCCTGTCTGAGGCTGCTGTCATTGAGGCCAGTGGCTCTGTGG gcccaaCAGTGCTGGAAGTATTTAACACCctgttgaaacagttgagactGAGTGTGGACTATGAACTGACTGGAAGCTGTGACCCGTATTCCAACAACATGACAACTACTGACCAGGAGAGACAACTACAGGAGGCTGTCATCAAGACCATCG GATCCTTTGCCAACACGTTGCCTATCTACCAGAGAGCAGAGGTTATGCTGTTCATCATGGGGAAGATCCCTGTTCCTGGGATATACCCTGCTCTGGGCTCACCTATCGCTGG gTTTGAAGGCAGTAGGATGATCCAAGTCATGCTGTTGAAGTCTTTGCTGCAG gtGACAGAGCGGTATGAGAGTAGTAACATGTTAGCAGCTCTGCCATCGTCCTTCTTggagcctctcctctccttcactctgatGGAAGATCCTGAGATCCGGCTGCTGGTACTCTCCATACTCATCAGCCTCATAGACagacaccagaacacacacaagTTCACCTTCCTCAg caTCCTTTCAGATATCTCAGTCCTCAAACTGAAGGTGGACAAGTGTTCCAGACAGGACAACCTCTTCAtgaagaag CACGGCCAGCGTCTGTACAGACACATCTTCCTGACTTGTTCAGAAGAGAACAGTGGACGGAGCCACTACCAGGCTCTCTACACCCTATTGGCTCTCCTCAGCGTGGAACTGGCCAATGAGGAAGTGGTGGTGGACCTGATACGCCTGGCCCTCGCActgcag GACCTGGCCTTGGCCAATGATGAGAGACTATCTCTGTATAATCGCTGTGCTGTCCacgctctctctgctgcctacctCAGCCTTATCTCTCAACTCACCACCGTCCCTGCATTCTGCCAGCACATCCAAGAa GTAATAGAGCTGAGACAGAAGGAGGTACCCTACCTGCTGCCTGAAGACATCTTTATTGAAAACCCCAG AGTTCCAGAGTCTCTAGAGCGAGTGGAGGGAGAGGTTTTGTTCCAGCAGTTTCAGATCGCTGAGGTGCTGGGAGGAAGTGGCTACAACATAGACATCCTGAACACACCGTTCACACCCCAGatcacag ATGAGGATCGCCTGTCGAAGAGGAAAAGTATAGGAGACACCATCTCTCTTCAGATGGACATGGACCCACGATATAgcccagagagagaacag AAGTCTCCAGCAGAGCAGATCACCTTTGAGACTCTGAAGAATGCCATCG tggataGTGTGAATGGTGAAgagcaggagagggagaagaggagactggtggtagagaggtttCAGACCGCCCCCTTCGAGGAGATCGCCGCCCACTGTGGGGCCAAG TCTTCCCTGCTACAGAGTAAACTGGACCAGATCTTTGAGCTGACAATCAGGCCGCCTCCCAGTCCCTCTGGCTCCGCCTCCCAAGGCCAGACCCCCACCCGCTCTGTTCCTGTCTACGAGATGAAGTTCCCAGACCTCTGTGtctactag
- the LOC106605188 gene encoding protein EFR3 homolog B isoform X4: protein MCHSSYEDPDVRTKIRMAGIRGLQGVVRKTVRDELQANIWERQHMDKIVPSLLFNLQDPTDSGSPGCEKESPAELTERCFRELLGRAAYGNIKNAIKPVLMHLDNHSLWEGKSFAVRCFKIIMYSIQSQHSHLVIQQLLGHLDANSKSSATVRAGIVEVLSEAAVIEASGSVGPTVLEVFNTLLKQLRLSVDYELTGSCDPYSNNMTTTDQERQLQEAVIKTIGSFANTLPIYQRAEVMLFIMGKIPVPGIYPALGSPIAGFEGSRMIQVMLLKSLLQVTERYESSNMLAALPSSFLEPLLSFTLMEDPEIRLLVLSILISLIDRHQNTHKFTFLSILSDISVLKLKVDKCSRQDNLFMKKHGQRLYRHIFLTCSEENSGRSHYQALYTLLALLSVELANEEVVVDLIRLALALQDLALANDERLSLYNRCAVHALSAAYLSLISQLTTVPAFCQHIQEVIELRQKEVPYLLPEDIFIENPRVPESLERVEGEVLFQQFQIAEVLGGSGYNIDILNTPFTPQITDEDRLSKRKSIGDTISLQMDMDPRYSPEREQKSPAEQITFETLKNAIVDSVNGEEQEREKRRLVVERFQTAPFEEIAAHCGAKSSLLQSKLDQIFELTIRPPPSPSGSASQGQTPTRSVPVYEMKFPDLCVY, encoded by the exons ATGTGTCACTCCAGCTACGAAGATCCCGATGTACGCACCAA gatCCGTATGGCAGGTATCCGTGGTCTCCAGGGTGTGGTAAGGAAGACAGTGAGGGATGAGCTGCAGGCTAACATATGGGAGCGTCAACACATGGACAAGATAGTCCCCTCTCTACTGTTCAACCTGCAGGACCCCACAGACAG tggTTCCCCTGGCTGTGAGAAGGAGAGTCCAGCTGAGCTGACTGAGAGATGCTTCAGAGAGCTGCTGGGTAGAGCTGCCTACGGGAACATTAAGAACGCTATCAAACCTGTACTAAT GCACCTGGATAACCATTCTCTGTGGGAGGGGAAGAGCTTTGCTGTCCGCTGCTTCAAGATCATCATGTACTCTATCCAG tCACAGCATTCTCACCTGGTTATTCAGCAGCTGCTGGGTCATCTAGATGCTAACAGTAAGAGTTCAGCCACAGTGCGTGCTGGGATAGTGGAGGTCCTGTCTGAGGCTGCTGTCATTGAGGCCAGTGGCTCTGTGG gcccaaCAGTGCTGGAAGTATTTAACACCctgttgaaacagttgagactGAGTGTGGACTATGAACTGACTGGAAGCTGTGACCCGTATTCCAACAACATGACAACTACTGACCAGGAGAGACAACTACAGGAGGCTGTCATCAAGACCATCG GATCCTTTGCCAACACGTTGCCTATCTACCAGAGAGCAGAGGTTATGCTGTTCATCATGGGGAAGATCCCTGTTCCTGGGATATACCCTGCTCTGGGCTCACCTATCGCTGG gTTTGAAGGCAGTAGGATGATCCAAGTCATGCTGTTGAAGTCTTTGCTGCAG gtGACAGAGCGGTATGAGAGTAGTAACATGTTAGCAGCTCTGCCATCGTCCTTCTTggagcctctcctctccttcactctgatGGAAGATCCTGAGATCCGGCTGCTGGTACTCTCCATACTCATCAGCCTCATAGACagacaccagaacacacacaagTTCACCTTCCTCAg caTCCTTTCAGATATCTCAGTCCTCAAACTGAAGGTGGACAAGTGTTCCAGACAGGACAACCTCTTCAtgaagaag CACGGCCAGCGTCTGTACAGACACATCTTCCTGACTTGTTCAGAAGAGAACAGTGGACGGAGCCACTACCAGGCTCTCTACACCCTATTGGCTCTCCTCAGCGTGGAACTGGCCAATGAGGAAGTGGTGGTGGACCTGATACGCCTGGCCCTCGCActgcag GACCTGGCCTTGGCCAATGATGAGAGACTATCTCTGTATAATCGCTGTGCTGTCCacgctctctctgctgcctacctCAGCCTTATCTCTCAACTCACCACCGTCCCTGCATTCTGCCAGCACATCCAAGAa GTAATAGAGCTGAGACAGAAGGAGGTACCCTACCTGCTGCCTGAAGACATCTTTATTGAAAACCCCAG AGTTCCAGAGTCTCTAGAGCGAGTGGAGGGAGAGGTTTTGTTCCAGCAGTTTCAGATCGCTGAGGTGCTGGGAGGAAGTGGCTACAACATAGACATCCTGAACACACCGTTCACACCCCAGatcacag ATGAGGATCGCCTGTCGAAGAGGAAAAGTATAGGAGACACCATCTCTCTTCAGATGGACATGGACCCACGATATAgcccagagagagaacag AAGTCTCCAGCAGAGCAGATCACCTTTGAGACTCTGAAGAATGCCATCG tggataGTGTGAATGGTGAAgagcaggagagggagaagaggagactggtggtagagaggtttCAGACCGCCCCCTTCGAGGAGATCGCCGCCCACTGTGGGGCCAAG TCTTCCCTGCTACAGAGTAAACTGGACCAGATCTTTGAGCTGACAATCAGGCCGCCTCCCAGTCCCTCTGGCTCCGCCTCCCAAGGCCAGACCCCCACCCGCTCTGTTCCTGTCTACGAGATGAAGTTCCCAGACCTCTGTGtctactag